The sequence below is a genomic window from Salvelinus namaycush isolate Seneca chromosome 2, SaNama_1.0, whole genome shotgun sequence.
tcacagacaccgacgtcttgcttccagacaaacagTGCCACCAACGtggcccactaccaaggactgtgggctctccttctccgtggccaacatgagtaagacatttaaacgtgttaaccctcgcaaggctgccggcccagacggcatccctagccgtgtcctcagggcatgcgcagaccagctggctggtgtgtttacggacatattcaatctctccctatcccagtctgctgtccccacatacttcaagatggccaccattgttcctgtacccaagaaggcaaaggtaactgaactaaatgactatcgccccgtagcactcacttctgtcatcatgaagtgctttgagagactagtcaaggatcatatcacctccaccttacctgtcaccatagacccacttcaatttacatactgccccaataggtccacagacgatgcaattgccatcacactgcacactgacctatcccatctggacaagaggaatacctatgttagaatgttgttcattgactacagctcagcattaatCACcaaagtaccctccaagctcatcattaagcttgaggccctgggtctcaaccccgccctgtgcaattgggtcctggacgtcctgacaggccaccccaggtagtgaaggtaggaaacaacatctccatttcgctgatcctcaatactggggccccacaagggtgcgtgctcagccccctcctgtactccctgttcacccatgactgcgtggccatgcacacctccaactcaatcctcaagtttgcagacgacacaacatttGTAGGCTTgctcaccaacaacgacgagctagcctatagggaggaggtgagggcactcggagtgtggtgtcaggaaaacaaccactcactcaacgtcaacaaagcaaaggagatgatcgtggactatccacatcgatgggacagcagtggagaaggtggaaagttttaacttcctcggcgtacacatcacggacaaactgaaatggtccactcacacagacagtgtggtgaagaaggcgcaacagcgcctcttcaacctcaggaggcttaagaaatttggcttgtcacctaaaaccctcacaaacttttacagatgcataattgagagcatcctgttgggctgaataacctgccctccagaacacctacagcacccgatgtcacaagaaggccaaaaagatcatcaaggacaacaaccaccagagCCTCTGcatgttcaccccactaccatccagaaggcaaggtcagtacaggtgcatcaaagctaggaccgagagactgaaaaatagcttctatctcaaggccttcAGGCTGTTAACTTCTTGCAGATTAGTGGGACGCTAGAGctaaataaacgataaaatttaagacggagaatcgttattgtctttaccggagaaaaataccaaacaACACGCTCTCATTCACGCgtttggaaacactacagccaaaatgggagccacctagaaaaactacaatttctggctaatttttttttttaaacagcctgaaactctttctaaagactcttgacatctagtggaagccctaggaactgcaatcgggcACGATTTCACCCTATTATAAAAgtgccagccattgaaatcagCGGTAGgatgatttttttggggggggatggtttgtcctcggggttttgcctgccataattcagttatgttatacttacagacattattttaacagttttagaaactttagagggtttctatccagatctaccaattatatgcatatcctagcttctgggcctgagtagcaggcagtttactttgggcacacttttcatccggacgtcaaaataccgccccctatcccaaagaagttaaacagcaatcactaatacagagaggctgctgcctacatacagacttgaaatcattggccactttaataaatggatcactagtcacttgaataatggcactttaataatgtttacatatcttgcattactcatcccatatgtatatactgtattttataccatctattgtatCTTGTCTATGCCGCtcagtcattgctcatccatatatttatatgtatatattcttattccatcccttacctagatttgtgtgcattaggtagttgttgtggaattgttagattactattgctgcattgtcggaactagaagcacaagcattttgctacactggCAGTAACATCTGctcaccatgtgtatgtgaacaataacatttgatttgatttgatttgatttaaagagCAGGTTTTCCCAATGTTGTGTACACTCAGTGGCAACATCGACTTTGGGGAAAACTTCGGGTGTTGACTTGAATCGTTTTATGTAGATACTGGCAAATAGCCCTCAGAAAGGAGGTGGGTCGTAAATCTGCTTCAACCTGACTGACAATAACAAGAAATCTGCTTCAACCTGACTGACAATTGCGAAGTTGTATCCAGATACATTTTCGTTCTGCATTTGGGCCTCGGtggatttttaaatgtatttggtttggACTGATGTTTTCTCTCACCCGTTGTGGGCTGTATCGACGGTGATTTTGGGACTTGTCTTGAGATCACAGCGGCGAGGGTCGTGGGATCCGCGCGCCTGTCTGGTGCAACTGAAGGGCAAGACAGCCATAGTGACTGGAGCTAACACAGGTAACTGTTTTGTATGGTGCCACTTGGCATGGACTATAGACTTGTTTTGCTTGGACAGGCTTATCCAGTCAATTTGATTCAATAATTATATTTATCCACCAAGCGCACAGACAAAAATTCTTAACTCTTAACTAAATGGTAATACAACAAAATCTAAAGACTATTGAAATCATAATTGTTAACTCACTATTCACTTTGGTTCAATTTCATCGAAAGGATGTGGAAACAACTATAATTCAACCAGTGTTTGTCCAGCGGGGATATAACTCTTGACATGACGCATTTCCCTCACTTTAACTTTTCAACCTCCAGTCCGCACTCAAAGTGTCTCAAATAGACTTCGGAGTTTAGATAATGGCATGCTTTTGGAATCCCGCATTGAAGATGTGAAGAAAGTGAGAGTTCTCCTGTATGTCCACATGTTTTTGTCCGTGAGAGAGAGTTTCCattcattttcaactctactgacaGTTTTGCATTATAAAGCTAATGTGCCCACTGTGGTATTGACACGCGCGCTCTGGCCAGCACAGCGCAGATATGCGCACTGTTGGCTCGAGCGCACATACAGcctacattatgagattattatggataaaagAGGGAGATaattttttatttgtcaaatggcagccaagcatcgattaACATGTCACCAGAAaaagacccttgatatttattggaaaaaAGCATCAAGCTCCTTGCTATAATGGCACAttttttttgtgagaaaaccatcagtagagttgaaaatttGATGGAAACCGATTTAACTTGTCTTTTTTATTCGGTTCATGGGAATTAGTATTTTTATGTTCcttacgtcatcacgcacaggcTTTCGTCTGCAACGaatcaatttgatggaaacaagTCTCtagtgggaaaatgtgcatattgtttttatgcggattttagaatattcagcatggaaatctgtcaccaattggatggaaacttagCTATAgccacaaaaagatcccaccttgtcgaGCATATTTtcttttgtcgacatttggaacgATTACCAAGTTTACCGACAcatttgctgtttccatcaggcctgtcattaAAGTACActgataaaaaaaaatgtcacaataggcctgatggaaacataaAATTTGAAGGTAAACTTTTCaaaatgttgacaaaacaaaatatttctagacaaggtgggatctttttgtgttttGTGATGATGCGAACACATCCTCATTTGAACATTGCCCCTTATTTAAATTGTATTTGTGAGTGTTTATTTCTATGTATATTTTATTCCAGGAACCTGCTTAACTTACATTATTCATATCAGAGTTGAAAATCAAATGAAAGctatttaacttgtattttttatttgataaatgggAATTGAAccgcaaaagttatttttatgtgcactttgtcatcacgcacagccttttgtccacaacaagtcaatttgatggaaacatctctggtggtaAAATGCGCATTTTACAGATAAATTACAGATATTTGCATTAAAATCTGTCATCAATTGGATGGAAACTGAGCTATAGACAAACACTTGGAACAATAGCTGTGCACGTCAGTCAGCTCACAACTCAGAAGTGCCAAGTTTCATGTGAAGGAAACTGTCACGAGGTGGAAACGTGACAGGTTATTTGTAACTGGGATGAGCAGGCATAGTGAAGTAAAGACCAAACAGAAGGACTAGTTTCAGCATTTAATAAATAATAGGGTATGGTTTACAAGTTCACCTTTTCAGCAGTGGCCTTTCTCACTGGGCCAGGAATATTTACAAACCATGCAATTTCAATTGACAAACAATCAAAGTAACAAAAAGGCACAGGAGGTGGTGCAGCCCAGGAGGTAGGTCCATCTTGGAAACTTCCAATACTCCACTTCCCCCATGCTTGTGGAAACAACCATACCTCTGGACTGCATGCCCTCCTGTAGACAGTCGCATCTAAAACAGAAAGAAACAAGGCTTAAATCAGAGAgtaagaggcgaagcgagaggttttACTCCTGCCAAAATCTGTCCATGAAAATAAGCCCACGAAGTGAGGAGTTGTTTGGGGGGGTGGGAGTTAGGATGAGTCTAAGGGACTGTGAGTGACAGTGGTCCTAAATAAAAATTAGAACACTAGGTAAACATTTTTCAATATTAAATTATTAACCTATCATCATTAATATAATAATTTATTTACAATGTACTAATAAAACTTCTCCCAACAGAAGGAGGTGAGCAGCATTGTGTGGAATGACATGTCAGTTGGCATGCAGGTACTGAAATGCATTAAGGACAGGAATGTGATTCTCCAGTCAGGAAAAATCTCACTTGACACAGAGGCAGCCAATATCAGAGCCTTAAAGGAAGAGATGCAGGGTCTCAGAGATGGAAGGGAGTCTCTCTTGTCTGAGGCAACATTGATTGCTACGCAAATGATTGTTGCACCTCAATTTAGCAGGGAACACAGCCGCCAGAGGAAAAGGAAGAGATTCCATGATGAGACCTCTCAAGAGGagacagacagctcaggacagtgcAGCAAATGTGTTTCAGAACACAGTGTTTTTTTACTGCTATGGACAACATAATAAGTGACTTGGACACTAGGTTCCACACCACTGCaaaaattgtagaataattgtcTTCTGTTCTGAAAGTTGGGCAGATTAGTGAGGATAAAGTCCCTTCTGTGTGCCAACCACTGATCATGAAGTATTCCAGAGATCTTACACCTGAGTTTCAAAATGAAGTAAGACACCTGAACACTGTATATGCTGCCACTTTCCCCCCTAACTTGTCCCCTCTTGGTCTCCTGAATGCAATTTGTAAGATGCAGCTGCAAAGCATTTTTGGAGAAGTGTGCATTGCTTTACGTATATTTTGCACACTGCCTGTGACTGTTGTGGTGGCCGCAGAGCTTTCAGTAAGCTAAAACCGACAAAAAAAACTATTTGAGGTCCACTATGTCCCAGGACAGGCTTTGCAGTCTTGCCATGCTGTCCATTGAAAGTCAGTTAGCTAGAAAGCTGGACTTCAAATGATCAGTGACTTTGCTAGCAAGAAGGCTCGGCGCTGGGCTCTGGGTGAGTAAGGCTGAGCAAGGGCCAGTGATAACTGTTACATGGCATGGATATGGATATTGGATCACTACACACATGATGCCCACAGGCTGAGAACAAGACTGAGAACAGACTGACCACTTGACCTTTCCTCTAGCGCCACCATCAGACCTTTGAatttccattttgttttccattttTCATTTCCACTTTTATTTTCTAGTTGGTATGTATGCTTAGTTCAAAAATCTGCTGCTGATTTTATTATTTTGATTGTTATATAATTCTATAGATGATaatgttaatttattttaattgaagagGTTGATGTATAtaagttttatttttttttaatttttcatTAATGTTAAGAGAATTTTCCATTCAAGAATGTTACCATTAAAATTACATTTAGACTGTAAAAGATGGCCTTTAGCACATTTCTTATCGAGGTTATCAGTCTTGCATCAAATAGTGAATTCCACTGTATGCAGAATGTTGCATGCATGTCTGCACAGTGTTATATTTTCACAGCTCACTGTCAGTAAATATCAtacagtaaatattggactacaagAGAGTTGCAAGCCTGAAAAAgtagagttatttaaagctttgaatgggtcgattgggttctggaggtgtgtggttacagcaaTTGCTCAAGGTTGGTGTGGCCTGTGGTGGTGGTGCCCAATGTGATATCTTTTCATGGGGCCCAAAATCCCTGGCGGCGCCCCTGCCagtgagtgtcgaatttggtcaacaaaaaaatgtaattgctcatttgttacattttacatttacatttaagtcatttagcagacgctcttatccagagcgacttacaagttggtgcattcaccttatgatatccagtggaacaaccactttacaatagtgcatctaactcttttaagggggggggggggttagaaggattactttatcctatcctaggtattccttaaagaggtggtgtttcaggtgtttccggaaggtggtgattgactccgctgacctggcgtcgtgggggagtttgttccaccattggggtgccagagcagcgaacagttttgactgggctgagcgggagctgtacttcctcagaggtagggaggcgagcaggccagaggtggatgaacgcagtgcccttgtttgggtgtagggcctgatcagagcctgaaggtacggaggtgccgttcccctcacagctccgtaggcaagcaccatggtcttgtagcggatgcgagcttcaactggaagccagtggagagggcggaggagcggggtgacgtgagagaacttgggaaccGATacatgaggcttatttgatcaaatagacatttcgtaatggttaggttgttaagaatgcactgatataagtggacgcaCTCGGAATTACGGCAATTTATGTATCGGACAATAACAGAGTTGTGCCTGTTGCCATAAAGATAGATGTATGACTCATCATGGATATAGCCCATTTTAACATGGatattgccattgagggcttccactatTTTAAAAGTAGTCAACTGGATGGGGAGCCTACGAGTTGGGAGCAATCAGACAATAAAGAGGAggaaaatgtactactttaaaaTGACGCTGCCCATGCCATCACAGACACTATAATGACAGAGATACAAAGATGAgacctctatctatctctatggcctgtTCACACACGTATCTGCCCtgtcattggctagaatggtcccacctgatctcaccTCCTCCCGCCTGCCTTCTATCTTTGAGGACTTGTATTCCCATTAAAttgactatcttgtcaatataatagataatCTTTGCTTAAATACAATTCAGCAAACATACAATTAACCGATGAGATCGCTTGGAGAGTTAACAAGTCAATCAGTCACACCTGTTACAAAACTCCTGTCTTTTACAGCTTTTGCACACATATAGAAATGTCAGTCAGACAAGCAGGCGGGCACGcgtacaccacaggaggttggtggcacctaaTTGGGGGAAACGGGCTCGTGTTAATGACtgaagcggaatcagtggaatggtatcaaataatcaaacacatggtttccaggtgtttgatgccattccattagctcCGTTTCGGACATTATTATAAGCTGTCCTTCCCTTAACAGCCTCCTGtggcatacacacaaacagttcCCTGTTTGATTGCAGTCTGAGCAAATGCTCTTGAACTTTGTTTTGTCCTGCTTAGTGTCTTTATCACTAATGTAAACTCattcacttttgtacatcgccttggtccataaaattgaccttattttagcgcccaaaaaacgtaatacttccagatcaactgtaatgtcaataccattgtaaagcacaatttctcccctttccaaaaGAATTCATGCCGAGACctccacgctgcccgtttctgcattaTTCAAGAAGGCAgtgagctccgtcgggtctttttaaaaatgacgggtggggaagcgaaactaatgcgtgatagtgagaaggagagatgttgtgtggtaAAAcggctttttttcactcgatctgtccaacttatcacctctaaaatgtaaataaaacactataaagagtttatataatgtgtcattacatacctatttgaaggtttgtgtctaATTTGAAATCGGATTTTTAGGGCgctgctaaagtgatcttcagaagtaaacagcggctttcaGAGTCATGAgtatcccccccttacccccgtcacggtccatttcttgtttttaaacgatgagagaagtgctacacctggtggagagagattgtaagacagaaatagttgctttatgcgtgcggtacgttacggcatgacacgtcacgatgtaacggagggtcagttttttcaacttttctccaatactatagagccattacaatgtcgatcaacgcttgaatagaaacgtagttcacaccccagattttgaagtcaacacagtcccattagttttctttgcagcctcgtttgaatgtcacggttgcgcacatttgtacggaatggggtgagatTACTTAACCCTGttaacctccctccctctctactcccctATCCTGTTTTCTCATTCCCTTTCCCCGTCTTTCTGTTTCTCGTTCTCTTTTTTCGTTCTCTTTTTCTATCACTTccattctctttccctctctcattctacATCTTCTTTCTCTATCTAATTTTCTCCCTAACTCCTTTCCTCTTACACCCCACTCCCACCACCTCACCTATCACTCTCTCAGGGATAGGGAAGTTCATTGCCCTTGACTTTGCCCGGCGCGGGGCTCGTGTTATCATGGCGTGCCGGAGCGAGGCTCGCGGTAGCGTCGCCCTGCATGAGATCCGTAAGCGGAGTGGGAATGCCGACGTGCACCTGCGTCTGGTGGACACCTCGTCCCTGGCGTCGGTGAGGGCGTTCGCAGAGGGCGTCCTGCGAGAGGAGAAGGAGCTCCACATACTGGTCAACAACGCCGGGGCTTCAGGTGGGCATCGGATCCAGATTAGCCTGGAATACACACTTAGGCTGGAATCCACACTGAATATCGTTCACAATTTATTACTGTTCCACTTGAAGCAAAAGACAATAGTGAAGGAGCTCTCTCCACATCCTGGTCGACAATGCCAGGGCTTCAGGTGGGCATTGGGTCCAGAGTCAGTTATTGCCTGAAATCCACACTGAATATCGCTAAATTTTCAATATTCACCTGAAGCAGAACAGTAATGAAAAGGAGCGATATTCACTCTGGATTCCAGGCTAAGATGCAGGGAACCGGGGGTGGACATCAACAGCCATCACATTAGTGTGATCAACTGGGTTTGAATCAAGGGTGTCTACACTCCATAAGACTGAAGACTGGGCATGAGGAGAGTTAATTTAGGTCTATTTAGGTCTTGGGTAAGATTACCAAAGCACGGTTGTCATTTCGAGTCAGTACCCAATAAGAATGTCCATGAGACAAACAGCTTTGCTTGATTGATAATAACGATGGTAACATGCCATTCCACCCAATTACAATTTGGCTTACAAATTCCCATTCATTATCTATGTCTGTTTGCTACATGCACATCCTTTTGTGCCCAAAGTAAAATGCATTCACAGCTTTTCTTATCACATATTTTAGTAATGCTTTCTGtatttaaaatacatattttcaaataTGTATGGGTGTGCCTTGGTTTGGTTATATTGTGTCTGCACACAGGCTTGCCTAGAGATATCACCTCAGATGGGCTAGAGGTGTCCTTTGCTACCAACCATGTGGGTCCTTTCCTCCTCACCAACCTGCTTCTGGGTAAGATACAACATATCCCACTAATACCTCACCCTGCTGTAATGCTGGAGCTCTGTGTGCAACTACTGCAGCGTTACACAGGCCACGGCTATAGGCTTATTATACAAAATATGTTCCTATACACTCTTAGACAAAAGTGTTTCTATAAGGGTTCTTCCACTGTCCCCAtcggagaacccttttgggttccatgtacagtgcctatcaggtttcaggtaagacccaagtgcagactgctgaagtaacaatgtttattgcaacaacaggggcaggcaaacgacgggtcgaggcaggcaggggtcaataatccagagtagtggggccaaggtacaggacgccaggcaggcccagggtcaggacaggcaaggcaaggcaaggcaagggacaaa
It includes:
- the LOC120063835 gene encoding retinol dehydrogenase 12-like yields the protein MYLVWTDVFSHPLWAVSTVILGLVLRSQRRGSWDPRACLVQLKGKTAIVTGANTGIGKFIALDFARRGARVIMACRSEARGSVALHEIRKRSGNADVHLRLVDTSSLASVRAFAEGVLREEKELHILVNNAGASGLPRDITSDGLEVSFATNHVGPFLLTNLLLDLLKQSAPARIVNVSSMSHWMGMVDFSHFKGKNLDYTMGSVYNHTKLHNVICTNELARRLQGTGVTANSVHPGLVMTEVMRHYNFMVRFLFNMIGIFFFKSSEEGAVSTMYCAVAVETEGITGKYFDSDCSLVLPAPLARDPALAEKVFEFCERLTSKF